One segment of Anastrepha obliqua isolate idAnaObli1 chromosome 3, idAnaObli1_1.0, whole genome shotgun sequence DNA contains the following:
- the LOC129241685 gene encoding probable G-protein coupled receptor Mth-like 3 has protein sequence MLKSSKIQLIVVTLVVQLAQRFTAANILNCEFEDTVSLKNIRPQRDGSYVYEGVHIPKNLTAFYDYEERYDGTRHVVSPHMRGCVCKLKKCIKLCCKPDELLDVDSKTCIKFNKGQKEYFPQIVMFTDRYQNSGFIDVSKNFIHQLGIPCDTLEVLNPLLYTSSLTLLIDNGTLIRPSDGKFIPKSEYCLTPFWYNTTLSLNPVICYENEPISRLNHLKVLLLAISLPFLVTTIWVYLYIPKLHCLHNSCLVGYLSTFTLGSSILVSTLWVQYSPAACQAVGFLCYFSLMSAFFWLNISCFDLWRSVRGIRYQLQPSNPKMRFIYYSIHVWTAAFVFTIATIVVEFSSVDEAWKSGIGNGQCFIKTNSWSAVFYFYGPTGLLFLFNVIFFTLCAIDICQIKEAAHEFESEKSQQYKFATFLRLFIMMGVSWIMELLSYLFCKDVKILFTIFDLFNDSQGIILFILLVLRRRILVLLKERWNS, from the exons ATGCTTAAAAGTTCGAAGATCCAACTAATTGTGGTGACGCTTGTGGTTCAGCTTGCCCAACGATTTACAGCTGCCAACATATTAAATTGTGAATTCGAAGATACCGTTAGTCTGAAAAATATACGGCCACAGAGAGATGGCTCGTATGTTTATGAAGGAGTtcatattccaaaaaatttgacAGCCTTTTATGACTATGAGGAGCGCTACGATGGAACACGGCACGTTGTTTCTCCACATATGAGAGGCTGTGTGTGTAAATTGAAGAAGTGTATCAAACTCTGCTGTAAGCCCGATGAATTGCTCGATGTGGACTCAAAAACATGCATCAAGTTCAACAAGGGACAAAAGGaatattttccacaaattgtAATGTTTACGGACAGATACCAAAATAGCGGTTTCATCGATGTgtctaaaaatttcatacaCCAGCTGGGTATCCCCTGCGACACGCTTGAAGTGTTAAATCCTCTACTATACACAAGTAGCCTCACCCTTTTAATTGAT AATGGTACCTTAATACGCCCGTCCGATGGAAAATTCATACCAAAAAGTGAATATTGTTTAACACCTTTCTGGTACAACACAACTTTGAGTTTAAATCCCGTCATCTGCTATGAAAATGAGCCCATCAGTCGCTTAAATCATTTGAAGGTATTAC taTTGGCCATTTCGCTGCCATTTTTGGTGACGACGATTtgggtatatttgtatataccgAAGCTACATTGTCTTCATAACAGCTGCTTAGTCGGCTATCTCAGTACTTTTACCTTGGGGAGCTCAATACTGGTTTCTACACTTTGGGTGCAATACAGTCCCGCTGCCTGTCAAGCCGTGG GTTTCCTGTGTTACTTCTCCTTGATGTCAGCTTTCTTTTGGTTAAATATTAGTTGTTTCGACCTCTGGCGAAGCGTGCGTGGCATAAGGTACCAGCTACAACCGTCCAATCCGAAGATGCGATTCATTTACTATTCTATACACGTCTGGACAGCTGCATTTGTTTTTACTATAGCGACGATAGTTGTAGAGTTTTCAAGCGTGGATGAAGCATGGAAATCGGGAATTGGTAATGGtcaatgttttataaaaa cgAATAGCTGGTCAGCCGTATTTTATTTCTATGGACCTACTGGTTTGCTGTTTTTATTCAACGTTATATTTTTCACATTGTGTGCCATTGATATTTGCCAAATCAAGGAAGCTGCCCATGAGTTcgaaagtgaaaaaagtcaacAATACAA ATTCGCTACATTTCTGCGCTTATTCATTATGATGGGTGTTTCATGGATTATGGAGCTGCTGTCGTATTTGTTTTGTAAGGatgtaaaaattctttttacaaTCTTCGATCTATTCAATGACTCACAGGGAATAATATTGTTCATCTTACTTGTATTGAGACGGAGAATACTCGTGTTGCTGAAGGAAAG GTGGaactcataa